The following are encoded in a window of Drosophila simulans strain w501 chromosome 3L, Prin_Dsim_3.1, whole genome shotgun sequence genomic DNA:
- the LOC120284850 gene encoding E3 SUMO-protein ligase ZBED1-like isoform X2: protein MASKRKHSKVWNFFDSVDEKSAKCKYCKTVLSVAGGSQGNLSRHLKNKHPAALEETKRQTNESRQEANTPEKIDRQLVRMIGKGHHALRIVEEPDFKQLIDDVSNCPGYKMPTRKTLSNVLLPKLRDEIVGSVKEKMELASAVCLTTDCWTSLANESYIAVTAHFIESEATVMSSHMIACEAFVEQHSGQNLCAFLQKIAERWSIENKISAVVSDNAAKIVNAIKTGNWPHIPCFAHSLNLIVQKGLREISVVQNKVKFIVEFFNRSTFGLKKLKTTQTQLNLPDLKLIQDVSTRWNSTFKMLERLVVLKDALILTLSTLRSELNLSQNEWAIVEELLPILKPFMEVTEEISAEKNVTLSKVIVLAILLQNCLNNKTPKDKCVSALVAVLKAEMNRRFCKLESNELYAESNILDPRFKGRWFKSKEEYEKAVCNLKRKVTPIRLNSENYEFESPAFETNSANQSSVWCDFDSEFKNTTKAANTTGSAEKEMEKYLEEEFLPRIAAPLVWWEQRKKLYPHLYSYRIKRLCLMATSVPCERLFSSAGEIIRKRRMLLKPNKVENLMFLHSNM, encoded by the exons ATGGCTTCAAAACGAAAGCATAGCAAAGTTTGGAATTTCTTTGATTCAGTGGATGAGAAGAGTGCTAAATGCAAATACTGCAAAACTGTGCTTAGTGTGGCTGGTGGATCGCAAGGAAACTTATCGCGTCACCTTAAAAATAAGCACCCAGCAGCTTTGGAGGAAACAAAGCGCCAAACCAATGAAAGCCGACAGGAAGCAAAt ACTC CTGAGAAAATTGATAGGCAACTAGTTCGTATGATTGGAAAAGGTCATCATGCATTGCGAATTGTAGAAGAGCCTGATTTCAAGCAGCTCATAGATGATGTGTCTAATTGCCCCGGATACAAGATGCCCACTCGAAAAACGCTGTCCAACGTGCTTCTTCCAAAGCTTCGGGACGAAATTGTTGGTAGCGTCAAAGAAAAAATGGAGCTGGCATCTGCAGTTTGTTTGACAACGGATTGTTGGACCTCTCTTGCAAATGAAAGTTATATTGCTGTTACAGCTCATTTTATTGAGAGTGAGGCAACTGTTATGAGCTCACATATGATTGCATGCGAGGCATTCGTTGAGCAGCACAGTGGTCAAAATCTGTGCgcatttttacaaaaaatagcAGAAAGATGGAGTATAGAGAACAAAATATCTGCTGTGGTTTCCGATAATGCTGCAAAAATTGTCAATGCCATTAAAACAGGAAATTGGCCACATATACCATGTTTTGCACATAGCTTGAACCTAATTGTGCAAAAAGGACTCCGCGAAATCAGCGTTGTACAAAACAAAGTCAAATTCATTGTGGAGTTTTTCAATCGTAGCACTTTCGGCCTTAAGAAGCTGAAGACAACTCAAACCCAATTGAACTTGCCCGATCTCAAATTGATTCAAGATGTGTCAACTCGTTGGAATTCAACTTTTAAAATGCTAGAAAGGCTTGTTGTGTTGAAAGATGCTCTTATATTAACACTTTCTACTCTGCGTTCTGAATTAAACTTATCTCAGAATGAGTGGGCGATAGTAGAAGAGTTACTGCCTATATTAAAACCATTCATGGAGGTAACAGAAGAAATATCAGCAGAAAAGAATGTAACCCTTTCAAAGGTTATAGTTCTTGCGATTTTGCTACAGAACTGTTTGAATAACAAAACGCCTAAGGATAAATGTGTTTCTGCACTTGTTGCAGTTCTAAAAGCTGAGATGAATCGACGATTTTGCAAGCTGGAAAGTAACGAACTCTACGCAGAGAGTAACATTTTAGATCCTCGATTTAAAGGTCGTTGGTTCAAGTCAAAAGAAGAATACGAAAAAGCTGTTTGTAATCTTAAAAGGAAAGTAACTCCAATTCGTCTCAACAGCGAAAATTATGAATTCGAATCACCTGCGTTTGAAACTAATTCAGCCAATCAGAGTTCGGTTTGGTGTGATTTTGACAGTGAGTTCAAGAACACGACAAAGGCTGCAAACACTACCGGTTCTGCCGAGAAAGAGATGGAAAAATACCTCGAAGAGGAATTTCTACCGAGGATTGCTGCCCCTTTGGTTTGGTGGGAACAAAGAAAGAAATTGTATCCGCATCTATATTCTTACAGAATTAAGCGACTATGCCTTATGGCTACATCAGTTCCTTGCGAACGCCTATTTTCAAGTGCTGGGGAAATCATCCGAAAAAGACGGATGCTACTAAAACCTAATAAAGTGGAAAATCTAATGTTCCTTCATAGCAACATGTAG
- the LOC120284850 gene encoding E3 SUMO-protein ligase ZBED1-like isoform X1, producing the protein MASKRKHSKVWNFFDSVDEKSAKCKYCKTVLSVAGGSQGNLSRHLKNKHPAALEETKRQTNESRQEANTPQIIGPQQQVITSFIQRPPAAGKAEKIDRQLVRMIGKGHHALRIVEEPDFKQLIDDVSNCPGYKMPTRKTLSNVLLPKLRDEIVGSVKEKMELASAVCLTTDCWTSLANESYIAVTAHFIESEATVMSSHMIACEAFVEQHSGQNLCAFLQKIAERWSIENKISAVVSDNAAKIVNAIKTGNWPHIPCFAHSLNLIVQKGLREISVVQNKVKFIVEFFNRSTFGLKKLKTTQTQLNLPDLKLIQDVSTRWNSTFKMLERLVVLKDALILTLSTLRSELNLSQNEWAIVEELLPILKPFMEVTEEISAEKNVTLSKVIVLAILLQNCLNNKTPKDKCVSALVAVLKAEMNRRFCKLESNELYAESNILDPRFKGRWFKSKEEYEKAVCNLKRKVTPIRLNSENYEFESPAFETNSANQSSVWCDFDSEFKNTTKAANTTGSAEKEMEKYLEEEFLPRIAAPLVWWEQRKKLYPHLYSYRIKRLCLMATSVPCERLFSSAGEIIRKRRMLLKPNKVENLMFLHSNM; encoded by the exons ATGGCTTCAAAACGAAAGCATAGCAAAGTTTGGAATTTCTTTGATTCAGTGGATGAGAAGAGTGCTAAATGCAAATACTGCAAAACTGTGCTTAGTGTGGCTGGTGGATCGCAAGGAAACTTATCGCGTCACCTTAAAAATAAGCACCCAGCAGCTTTGGAGGAAACAAAGCGCCAAACCAATGAAAGCCGACAGGAAGCAAAt ACTCCTCAGATAATTGGACCCCAACAGCAAGTAATAACTTCGTTCATTCAACGACCACCGGCTGCCGGGAAAGCTGAGAAAATTGATAGGCAACTAGTTCGTATGATTGGAAAAGGTCATCATGCATTGCGAATTGTAGAAGAGCCTGATTTCAAGCAGCTCATAGATGATGTGTCTAATTGCCCCGGATACAAGATGCCCACTCGAAAAACGCTGTCCAACGTGCTTCTTCCAAAGCTTCGGGACGAAATTGTTGGTAGCGTCAAAGAAAAAATGGAGCTGGCATCTGCAGTTTGTTTGACAACGGATTGTTGGACCTCTCTTGCAAATGAAAGTTATATTGCTGTTACAGCTCATTTTATTGAGAGTGAGGCAACTGTTATGAGCTCACATATGATTGCATGCGAGGCATTCGTTGAGCAGCACAGTGGTCAAAATCTGTGCgcatttttacaaaaaatagcAGAAAGATGGAGTATAGAGAACAAAATATCTGCTGTGGTTTCCGATAATGCTGCAAAAATTGTCAATGCCATTAAAACAGGAAATTGGCCACATATACCATGTTTTGCACATAGCTTGAACCTAATTGTGCAAAAAGGACTCCGCGAAATCAGCGTTGTACAAAACAAAGTCAAATTCATTGTGGAGTTTTTCAATCGTAGCACTTTCGGCCTTAAGAAGCTGAAGACAACTCAAACCCAATTGAACTTGCCCGATCTCAAATTGATTCAAGATGTGTCAACTCGTTGGAATTCAACTTTTAAAATGCTAGAAAGGCTTGTTGTGTTGAAAGATGCTCTTATATTAACACTTTCTACTCTGCGTTCTGAATTAAACTTATCTCAGAATGAGTGGGCGATAGTAGAAGAGTTACTGCCTATATTAAAACCATTCATGGAGGTAACAGAAGAAATATCAGCAGAAAAGAATGTAACCCTTTCAAAGGTTATAGTTCTTGCGATTTTGCTACAGAACTGTTTGAATAACAAAACGCCTAAGGATAAATGTGTTTCTGCACTTGTTGCAGTTCTAAAAGCTGAGATGAATCGACGATTTTGCAAGCTGGAAAGTAACGAACTCTACGCAGAGAGTAACATTTTAGATCCTCGATTTAAAGGTCGTTGGTTCAAGTCAAAAGAAGAATACGAAAAAGCTGTTTGTAATCTTAAAAGGAAAGTAACTCCAATTCGTCTCAACAGCGAAAATTATGAATTCGAATCACCTGCGTTTGAAACTAATTCAGCCAATCAGAGTTCGGTTTGGTGTGATTTTGACAGTGAGTTCAAGAACACGACAAAGGCTGCAAACACTACCGGTTCTGCCGAGAAAGAGATGGAAAAATACCTCGAAGAGGAATTTCTACCGAGGATTGCTGCCCCTTTGGTTTGGTGGGAACAAAGAAAGAAATTGTATCCGCATCTATATTCTTACAGAATTAAGCGACTATGCCTTATGGCTACATCAGTTCCTTGCGAACGCCTATTTTCAAGTGCTGGGGAAATCATCCGAAAAAGACGGATGCTACTAAAACCTAATAAAGTGGAAAATCTAATGTTCCTTCATAGCAACATGTAG
- the LOC6739171 gene encoding 60S ribosomal protein L10, whose amino-acid sequence MIIVLRRNLFCFRFPCLPFLVCFVGRGVEMGRRPARCYRYCKNKPYPKSRFCRGVPDPKIRIFDLGRKKATVEDFPLCVHLVSDEYEQLSSEALEAGRICCNKYLVKYCGKDQFHIRMRLHPFHVIRINKMLSCAGADRLQTGMRGAFGKPQGTVARVRIGQPIMSVRSSDRYKAQVIEALRRAKFKFPGRQKIYVSKKWGFTKYERERYEELRDDNRLEQDGCNVKYRPEHGPIAAWEKAQRDVYA is encoded by the exons ATGATTATCGTTTTACGACGAAACCTTTTCTGCTTCCGCTTTCCGTGTCTTCCTTTTCTCGTGTGCTTCGTTGGAAGAG GAGTCGAAATGGGCCGACGACCAGCTAGATG CTACCGCTATTGCAAAAACAAGCCGTACCCTAAATCTCGGTTTTGTCGTGGTGTGCCTGACCCCAAAATTCGTATATTTGATTTGGGAAGGAAAAAAGCTACAGTTGAGGATTTTCCCCTGTGCGTTCATTTGGTTTCTGATGAATACGAACAGCTGAGTAGCGAAGCTCTAGAAGCTGGACGCATTTGTTGCAACAAGTACTTGGTAAAGTACTGCGGTAAGGACCAGTTCCACATCAGAATGCGCCTGCATCCATTCCACGTCATTCGCATCAACAAAATGTTGTCGTGCGCTGGAGCTGATAG GCTTCAAACTGGAATGCGAGGAGCGTTTGGAAAACCTCAGGGCACGGTTGCTCGAGTTCGTATTGGTCAACCCATTATGTCTGTCCGCTCTAGCGATCGTTACAAGGCTCAAGTTATTGAAGCTTTGCGGCGTGCTAAGTTTAAGTTCCCTGGACGTCAGAAG atctACGTTTCAAAGAAGTGGGGATTCACCAAATACGAACGTGAGCGTTATGAAGAACTTCGCGATGACAACCGCCTGGAGCAAGATGGTTGCAATGTGAAATACCGCCCAGAGCATGGCCCGATTGCCGCATGGGAAAAAGCTCAGCGTGATGTTTATGCTTAA